Proteins encoded by one window of Vitis vinifera cultivar Pinot Noir 40024 chromosome 10, ASM3070453v1:
- the LOC100267300 gene encoding uncharacterized protein LOC100267300 isoform X1, with protein sequence MSVTEAMEEGEEEQPNLGDEAEEIGNEAKQVEEEYSWPVIRFDVPPHRAYHFCHQFRTPSNPNNFLKGVKWSPDGSCFLTSSEDNTLRLFSLPENGSDHHESACDEDSYAASIVVSEGESIHDHCWYPYMSASDPVTCVFASTTRDHPIHLWDAASGELRCTYRAYDAVDEITTAFSIAFNPAGTKIFAGYNKCLRVFDVHRPGRDFEQYSTIKGNKEGQSGIIAAIAFCPTHTGMLATGSYSRTTAIYREDNMELLYILHGQEGGVTNVQFSKDGNFLYTGGRKDPYILCWDIRNTVNTVYKLYRSTETTNQRIFFDIEPGGRHLGTGGQDGLVHIYDLQTGQWISCFQAASDTINGFSFHPFLPMAASSSGHRRFGIPESNEDLSLGISGDENCASVWSFSYLSS encoded by the exons atgtcagtAACAGAGGCAATGGAAGAGGGAGAGGAGGAACAGCCTAATTTGGGCGATGAAGCTGAAGAAATTGGAAATGAAGCAAAGCAGGTGGAAGAAGAATATTCTTGGCCTGTGATTAGGTTCGATGTTCCTCCTCATAGAGCCTATCATTTCTGCCACCAGTTCAGGACTCCTTCAAACCCTAATAATTTTCTCAAGGGAGTTAAGTG GTCTCCGGACGGCTCATGTTTCCTTACGAGCTCTGAGGATAATACTCTTCGTTTATTCTCATT ACCAGAAAATGGGAGTGATCATCATGAAAGTGCTTGTGATGAAG ATTCTTATGCTGCAAGCATTGTTGTCAGTGAGGGAGAGTCGATACATGACCACTGTTGGTACCCATACATGTCTGCTTCAG ACCCAGTTACCTGTGTTTTTGCAAGTACTACTCGGGATCATCCCATTCACCTTTGGGATGCTGCTTCTGGTGAG CTGCGTTGCACATATCGAGCTTATGATGCTGTGGATGAAATCACGACTGCCTTTTCAATTGCTTTCAATCCTGCAGGAACTAA AATATTTGCTGGATACAACAAATGTCTAAGAGTATTTGATGTACATCGCCCTGGTAGAGATTTTGAACAGTATTCTACaattaaaggaaataaagaagGGCAATCAG GCATTATAGCTGCAATTGCATTTTGTCCAACTCATACTGGGATGCTTGCTACGGGTTCTTATAGCCGAACTACTGCAATCTATAGGGAAGATAACATGGAACTCTTATACATCTTACATGGCCAAGAGGGTGGGGTCACAAAT GTCCAGTTCTCAAAAGATGGCAATTTTTTGTATACTGGAGGCCGAAAG GACCCTTATATACTGTGTTGGGATATACGCAACACTGTCAACACTGTGTACAA GCTTTATAGATCAACTGAAACAACCAACCAGAGGATATTTTTTGACATTGAGCCCGGTGGCCGACATCTTGGTACAGGTGGTCAG GATGGCTTGGTTCATATTTATGATCTTCAAACTGGGCAGTGGATATCATGCTTTCAAGCTGCATCTG ACACCATTAATGGTTTCTCTTTCCATCCATTTCTGCCAATGGCTGCCTCATCATCAG
- the LOC100267300 gene encoding uncharacterized protein LOC100267300 isoform X2, with protein sequence MFLLIEPIISATSSGLLQTLIIFSRESPDGSCFLTSSEDNTLRLFSLPENGSDHHESACDEDSYAASIVVSEGESIHDHCWYPYMSASDPVTCVFASTTRDHPIHLWDAASGELRCTYRAYDAVDEITTAFSIAFNPAGTKIFAGYNKCLRVFDVHRPGRDFEQYSTIKGNKEGQSGIIAAIAFCPTHTGMLATGSYSRTTAIYREDNMELLYILHGQEGGVTNVQFSKDGNFLYTGGRKDPYILCWDIRNTVNTVYKLYRSTETTNQRIFFDIEPGGRHLGTGGQDGLVHIYDLQTGQWISCFQAASDTINGFSFHPFLPMAASSSGHRRFGIPESNEDLSLGISGDENCASVWSFSYLSS encoded by the exons ATGTTCCTCCTCATAGAGCCTATCATTTCTGCCACCAGTTCAGGACTCCTTCAAACCCTAATAATTTTCTCAAGGGA GTCTCCGGACGGCTCATGTTTCCTTACGAGCTCTGAGGATAATACTCTTCGTTTATTCTCATT ACCAGAAAATGGGAGTGATCATCATGAAAGTGCTTGTGATGAAG ATTCTTATGCTGCAAGCATTGTTGTCAGTGAGGGAGAGTCGATACATGACCACTGTTGGTACCCATACATGTCTGCTTCAG ACCCAGTTACCTGTGTTTTTGCAAGTACTACTCGGGATCATCCCATTCACCTTTGGGATGCTGCTTCTGGTGAG CTGCGTTGCACATATCGAGCTTATGATGCTGTGGATGAAATCACGACTGCCTTTTCAATTGCTTTCAATCCTGCAGGAACTAA AATATTTGCTGGATACAACAAATGTCTAAGAGTATTTGATGTACATCGCCCTGGTAGAGATTTTGAACAGTATTCTACaattaaaggaaataaagaagGGCAATCAG GCATTATAGCTGCAATTGCATTTTGTCCAACTCATACTGGGATGCTTGCTACGGGTTCTTATAGCCGAACTACTGCAATCTATAGGGAAGATAACATGGAACTCTTATACATCTTACATGGCCAAGAGGGTGGGGTCACAAAT GTCCAGTTCTCAAAAGATGGCAATTTTTTGTATACTGGAGGCCGAAAG GACCCTTATATACTGTGTTGGGATATACGCAACACTGTCAACACTGTGTACAA GCTTTATAGATCAACTGAAACAACCAACCAGAGGATATTTTTTGACATTGAGCCCGGTGGCCGACATCTTGGTACAGGTGGTCAG GATGGCTTGGTTCATATTTATGATCTTCAAACTGGGCAGTGGATATCATGCTTTCAAGCTGCATCTG ACACCATTAATGGTTTCTCTTTCCATCCATTTCTGCCAATGGCTGCCTCATCATCAG
- the LOC100854313 gene encoding bifunctional riboflavin kinase/FMN phosphatase: MSAAKPLKKLVSGVILDLDGTLLNTDGIVSEVLKVFLVKYEKQWNGKVAHKLIGKTPFEAAAVIVEDYGLPCTTEELMSEITPMFSNQWCNIKALPGANRLIKHLHGHRVPMALASNSPRASIESKISCHQGWKESFSVIIGGDEVRMGKPSPEIFLEASKRLSVKPSNCLVIEDSLPGVMAGKAAGMEVVAVPSIPKQSHIFNSADEVINSLLDLRPEQWGLPSFQDWVEDTLPVEPWYIGGPVIKGFGRGSKVLGVPTANLSTEGYSTLLSEQSSGVYFGWAGLSKQGVYKMVMSIGWNPYFNNTEKTIEPWLLHEFDEDFYGEELHLVIVGYIRPEANFSSLESLIAKIHEDRRIAERALDLPLYSNFKDDPYLKIPLHGVENHS; encoded by the exons ATGTCTGCAGCAAAGCCTCTAAAGAAGTTAGTCTCTGGTGTTATCCTTGATTTGGATGGCACCCTTCTTAACACAG ATGGCATTGTGAGTGAAGTCTTAAAAGTTTTCTTggttaaatatgaaaagcaaTGGAATGGGAAAGTGGCTCATAAGTTAATTGGAAAGACACCTTTTGAAGCTGCAGCTGTTATTGTGGAAGACTATGGGCTCCCTTGCACAACTGAAGAACTTATGTCAGAAATTACCCCGATGTTCTCCAATCA GTGGTGCAATATTAAGGCTCTTCCAGGTGCCAATCGATTAATTAAACATTTGCATGGTCATCGTGTCCCAATGGCATTGGCTTCAAACTCTCCAAGGGCATCCATAGAATCAAAAATATCTTGCCATCAGG GTTGGAAAGAATCCTTCTCTGTTATAATTGGAGGTGATGAAGTCAGAATGGGGAAGCCATCTCCTGAAAT ATTTCTTGAAGCATCAAAAAGGCTAAGCGTCAAACCTTCCAACTGCCTTGTCATTGAAGATTCACT ACCTGGTGTTATGGCTGGTAAGGCTGCTGGAATGGAAGTGGTTGCTGTACCTTCCATTCCAAAACAATCCCATATTTTCAATTCGGCAGACGAGGTGATCAACTCTCTACTTGATTTGCGACCAGAACAGTGGGGCTTACCTTCATTCCAAGATT GGGTCGAGGATACCTTACCAGTAGAGCCTTGGTATATAGGTGGGCCTGTCATTAAGGGATTTGGTCGTGGGTCAAAGGTACTTGGAGTCCCAACAG CTAATTTATCCACCGAGGGCTATTCAACTCTTCTTTCTGAACAATCCTCTGGAGTATATTTCGGTTGGGCTGGATTATCAAAACAGGGTGTCTACAAGATGGTGATGAGCATTGGCTGGAATCCATATTTCAACAACACCGAGAAAACTATA GAGCCATGGCTGCTTCACGAATTTGATGAGGATTTCTATGGTGAGGAATTACATCTTGTCATTGTTGGCTACATACGACCTGAG GCCAATTTTTCATCCCTTGAGAGCCTGATAGCAAAGATTCATGAGGATAGGAGAATTGCAGAAAGAGCTCTTGATCTTCCCTTGTACTCAAACTTCAAGGATGACCCCTACTTGAAAATCCCCTTGCATGGGGTCGAAAATCATTCTTAA